The following proteins are co-located in the Mycolicibacterium goodii genome:
- a CDS encoding acetolactate synthase large subunit, which produces MSAPTTRPPHTAAAPANGAPAQTSDQPQAKRVAPEQLTGAQAVVRSLEEIGVDTIFGIPGGAVLPVYDPLFDSKKLRHVLVRHEQGAGHAASGYAHATGKVGVMMATSGPGATNLITPLADAQMDSIPVVAITGQVGRALIGTDAFQEADITGMTMPITKHNFLVRNGDDIPRVIAEAFHIARSGRPGAVLVDIPKDILQGQCTFSWPPKIDLPGYKPTTKPHNRQIREAAKLIAAARKPVLYVGGGVIRGEATDELRELAELTGIPVVTTLMARGAFPDSHRQNLGMPGMHGTVAAVAALQRSDLLIALGTRFDDRVTGKLDSFAPDAKVIHADIDPAEIGKNRHADVPIVGDVKAVIAELVQSLRKTGTDADALQLDTWWEYLSGIQSTYPLSYGPQSDGSLSPEFVIEKLGQIAGPDAVYVAGVGQHQMWAAQFIKYENPKTWLNSGGLGTMGFAVPAAMGAKFARPEAEVWAIDGDGCFQMTNQELATCAVEGAPIKVALINNGNLGMVRQWQTLFYDERYSQTNLSTHSHRIPDFVKLAEALGCVGLRCERAEDVEDVINQARAINDRPVVIDFIVGADAQVWPMVAAGTSNDEIMAARDIRPLFDDNEEGHA; this is translated from the coding sequence GTGAGCGCACCCACCACGCGACCGCCACACACGGCCGCAGCCCCCGCGAACGGCGCACCTGCGCAGACGTCAGATCAACCGCAGGCCAAGCGCGTTGCACCCGAGCAGCTCACCGGCGCGCAGGCGGTCGTCCGGTCGCTCGAGGAGATCGGCGTCGACACCATCTTCGGTATCCCCGGTGGCGCGGTGCTCCCGGTCTACGACCCGCTGTTCGACTCGAAGAAGCTGCGGCACGTGCTGGTCCGCCATGAGCAGGGTGCCGGCCACGCCGCGAGTGGCTACGCCCATGCGACCGGCAAGGTCGGGGTGATGATGGCGACGTCCGGCCCGGGCGCCACCAACCTGATCACGCCGCTGGCCGACGCGCAGATGGACTCGATCCCCGTCGTGGCGATCACCGGTCAGGTCGGTCGCGCGCTCATCGGCACCGATGCGTTCCAGGAAGCCGACATCACCGGCATGACGATGCCGATCACCAAGCACAACTTCCTGGTGCGCAACGGCGATGACATCCCGCGCGTCATCGCCGAGGCGTTCCACATCGCCAGGTCGGGACGGCCGGGCGCGGTGCTCGTCGACATCCCCAAGGACATCCTGCAGGGGCAGTGCACCTTCAGCTGGCCGCCGAAGATCGACCTGCCCGGCTACAAGCCGACCACCAAACCGCACAACCGACAGATCCGCGAGGCCGCCAAGCTGATCGCCGCGGCCCGCAAGCCCGTGCTGTACGTCGGCGGCGGCGTGATCCGCGGCGAGGCCACCGATGAGCTGCGCGAGCTGGCCGAACTGACCGGCATCCCGGTCGTGACGACGCTGATGGCCCGTGGCGCGTTCCCGGACAGCCACCGCCAGAACCTGGGCATGCCCGGTATGCACGGCACGGTCGCCGCGGTGGCCGCGCTGCAGCGCAGCGATCTGCTGATCGCCCTCGGCACCCGCTTCGACGACCGCGTCACCGGCAAGCTCGATTCGTTCGCGCCGGACGCCAAGGTGATCCACGCCGACATCGACCCGGCCGAGATCGGCAAGAACCGCCACGCCGACGTGCCGATCGTGGGTGACGTCAAGGCCGTCATCGCCGAACTCGTCCAGTCGCTGCGCAAGACCGGCACCGACGCCGACGCGCTGCAGCTCGACACCTGGTGGGAGTACCTGTCGGGCATCCAGTCGACCTACCCGCTGAGCTACGGCCCGCAGAGCGACGGCAGCCTGTCTCCGGAGTTCGTCATCGAGAAGCTGGGCCAGATCGCGGGCCCCGACGCGGTGTACGTCGCGGGCGTCGGCCAGCACCAGATGTGGGCCGCGCAGTTCATCAAATACGAGAACCCGAAGACCTGGCTGAACTCCGGTGGTCTGGGCACGATGGGCTTCGCCGTGCCCGCGGCAATGGGCGCCAAGTTCGCCAGGCCCGAGGCCGAGGTGTGGGCCATCGATGGTGACGGCTGCTTCCAGATGACCAACCAGGAGTTGGCCACCTGCGCGGTCGAGGGCGCGCCGATCAAGGTGGCGTTGATCAACAACGGCAACCTGGGCATGGTGCGCCAGTGGCAGACCCTGTTCTACGACGAGCGCTACAGCCAGACCAACCTGTCCACCCACAGCCACCGGATCCCGGACTTCGTCAAGCTGGCCGAGGCGCTGGGCTGCGTCGGTCTGCGGTGCGAACGCGCCGAGGACGTCGAGGACGTCATCAACCAGGCCCGCGCGATCAACGATCGTCCGGTGGTCATCGACTTCATCGTGGGCGCCGACGCCCAGGTGTGGCCGATGGTCGCGGCAGGTACCAGCAATGACGAGATCATGGCGGCGCGCGACATCAGGCCGCTGTTCGACGACAACGAAGAGGGCCACGCCTGA
- a CDS encoding PH domain-containing protein, with the protein MDTVSARSATAPVVIRISPMAHLAVAVVTLGLLTVILVNPAWFGWLLLIPIGLSLAIIRFQTRADRETVTARSLLGSETVPWNEIDGLRFERGRWAVAQRTTGEDLRLPAVTFATLPLLAEVSGGRVPNPYA; encoded by the coding sequence ATGGACACCGTGAGCGCACGTTCAGCAACCGCCCCCGTCGTCATCCGGATATCGCCCATGGCGCACTTGGCCGTCGCGGTCGTCACCCTGGGCCTGCTGACCGTGATCCTGGTCAATCCGGCATGGTTCGGCTGGCTGCTGCTCATCCCGATTGGCTTGTCGCTGGCCATCATTCGGTTCCAGACCCGGGCCGACCGGGAGACCGTGACGGCGCGGTCGCTGCTGGGCAGCGAGACGGTGCCGTGGAACGAGATCGACGGACTGCGGTTCGAACGCGGCCGCTGGGCGGTCGCGCAGCGCACCACCGGCGAGGATCTGCGCCTGCCCGCGGTGACCTTCGCCACCTTGCCGCTGCTCGCGGAGGTGAGCGGCGGACGCGTCCCCAACCCGTATGCGTGA
- a CDS encoding DoxX family protein gives MTSTSQDPWQRPDNPGTGDSARPAGASLVDPEDDLPSANYGGDFETTAIPRYDSKSPDQSAFSMVSDPEPLPYVQPGMHAPMGAYPAEPVEIDRNDVVDDQVRAAGRRGTQDLGLLILRVALGGLLILHGLQKAFGWWDGPGFDGFSTSLDDMGFKYSGILTYVATGGQIAAGVLLVLGLFTPIAAAGALAYGINGLLAEAMIAHEQARLAEFFHDGHQYRLVILAATAALILTGPGRYGFDAGRGWARRPFVGSFVALLIGIGAGIGIWALLNGGNPLS, from the coding sequence GTGACCAGTACCTCGCAGGACCCGTGGCAAAGACCCGATAATCCGGGGACCGGCGATTCCGCCAGGCCCGCCGGGGCAAGTCTGGTCGACCCCGAAGACGATCTGCCCTCGGCCAACTACGGTGGCGACTTCGAAACCACCGCCATCCCGCGGTACGACTCCAAGTCGCCCGATCAGTCGGCGTTCAGCATGGTCAGCGACCCAGAACCGTTGCCGTACGTCCAGCCCGGTATGCATGCGCCGATGGGCGCGTATCCGGCCGAACCGGTCGAGATCGACCGCAACGACGTCGTCGACGACCAGGTCAGGGCGGCCGGCAGAAGAGGTACGCAGGACCTCGGCCTGCTGATCCTGCGCGTGGCCCTCGGTGGGCTGCTGATCCTGCACGGCCTGCAGAAGGCCTTCGGGTGGTGGGACGGTCCGGGGTTCGACGGATTCAGCACATCGCTCGACGACATGGGTTTCAAGTACTCGGGCATCCTGACGTACGTGGCCACCGGCGGGCAGATCGCGGCCGGGGTGCTGTTGGTGCTGGGGTTGTTCACGCCGATCGCCGCGGCCGGTGCGCTGGCCTACGGCATCAACGGCCTGCTGGCCGAGGCCATGATCGCCCACGAGCAGGCCAGGCTCGCCGAGTTCTTCCACGACGGTCACCAGTACCGGCTCGTCATCCTCGCCGCGACCGCGGCGCTCATCCTGACCGGACCGGGACGCTACGGCTTCGACGCCGGCCGCGGTTGGGCGCGGCGCCCGTTCGTCGGCTCGTTCGTGGCCCTGCTGATCGGCATCGGTGCGGGCATCGGCATCTGGGCCCTGCTCAACGGCGGCAATCCGCTGAGCTGA
- a CDS encoding TetR/AcrR family transcriptional regulator: MTGPTSRTIVRVPERQRRRYAPRLPREQRRQQLLDAALTVLADCPLHELSMEAVAETAGVGKPVLYTAYRTRAELVTALLSREHQRGLDQVRAALPHDLAVAGPTEAYTATVSAFLQAVLENPTRWRLILTVPDTAPREYRAAVRHARSQIMELAVSFARAGTELDPRLTDLDPVLLGHTMLAFAEMLGRLAVHDPETYTRDRLGEYAAMTMRMFAGEFPVPAT, from the coding sequence GTGACCGGACCCACATCACGTACCATTGTCCGAGTGCCTGAACGCCAGCGCCGACGATACGCACCGCGGCTACCGCGTGAGCAACGGCGCCAGCAACTGCTCGACGCGGCACTGACAGTGCTGGCCGACTGCCCGTTGCACGAACTGAGCATGGAGGCCGTCGCCGAGACCGCAGGCGTCGGCAAACCGGTCCTCTACACCGCGTACCGAACCCGGGCCGAACTGGTCACCGCACTGCTCAGCCGCGAACACCAACGAGGACTCGACCAGGTACGCGCGGCGTTACCCCACGATCTCGCCGTCGCCGGTCCCACCGAGGCCTACACCGCCACCGTGTCAGCGTTCCTCCAGGCAGTACTGGAGAACCCGACCCGGTGGCGTCTTATTTTGACCGTGCCCGACACCGCGCCCCGCGAGTACCGGGCCGCGGTGCGCCACGCCCGCTCGCAGATCATGGAACTGGCCGTGTCGTTCGCGCGGGCCGGTACCGAACTGGATCCCCGGCTCACCGATCTGGACCCGGTACTGCTCGGCCACACGATGCTGGCGTTCGCCGAGATGCTCGGCCGGCTCGCGGTGCACGATCCCGAGACCTATACGCGCGATCGGCTCGGGGAGTACGCCGCGATGACGATGCGGATGTTCGCCGGGGAGTTCCCGGTTCCCGCCACCTGA
- the gatB gene encoding Asp-tRNA(Asn)/Glu-tRNA(Gln) amidotransferase subunit GatB, whose protein sequence is MTVAPTAELVDFDDVVARYEPVMGMEVHVELSTATKMFCGCANRFGAEPNTLVCPVCLGLPGALPVLNEAAVESAIRIGLALNCEIAPWGRFARKNYFYPDQPKNYQISQYDEPIAVNGHLDVPLEDGTTWRVEIERAHMEEDTGKLTHLGSDTGRIAGATTSLADYNRAGVPLIEIVTKPIEGAGARAPEIARAYVTALRQLMRALGVSDVRMDQGSMRCDSNVSLKPKGAKEFGTRTETKNVNSLRSVEVAVRYEMRRQAAVLDAGGTIVQETRHFHEDGYTSPGRSKETAQDYRYFPEPDLEPVAPSPELVERLRTTIPELPWLARKRIQEDWGVSDEVMRDLVNAGAVELVAATVGHGVSSEAARAWWGNFLVQKANESGVAVDELPITPAQVAAVVKLVDEGKLSNKLARQVVEGVLAGEGEPEQVMTDRGLALVRDDSVIKAAVEEALAANPDIVEKIRGGKVQAAGAIVGAVMKATKGSADAARVRELVLAACGQS, encoded by the coding sequence ATGACCGTTGCCCCCACCGCTGAACTCGTTGACTTCGACGACGTCGTCGCGCGCTACGAACCCGTCATGGGCATGGAGGTGCACGTCGAGCTGTCGACGGCCACCAAGATGTTCTGCGGCTGCGCCAACCGGTTCGGGGCCGAGCCCAACACGCTGGTCTGCCCCGTGTGCCTGGGCTTGCCGGGGGCGCTGCCGGTGCTCAATGAGGCCGCGGTGGAGTCGGCGATCCGCATCGGCCTCGCGCTGAACTGCGAGATCGCGCCGTGGGGCCGGTTCGCGAGGAAGAACTACTTCTACCCCGACCAGCCGAAGAACTACCAGATCTCGCAGTACGACGAGCCCATCGCGGTCAACGGCCACCTCGACGTGCCGCTGGAGGACGGCACCACATGGCGCGTGGAGATCGAACGTGCCCACATGGAGGAGGACACCGGCAAGCTGACTCACCTGGGCAGCGACACCGGCCGCATCGCCGGAGCGACGACCTCGCTGGCCGACTACAACCGGGCGGGCGTGCCGCTCATCGAGATCGTCACCAAGCCCATCGAGGGTGCGGGCGCCCGTGCCCCGGAGATCGCCCGCGCGTACGTCACCGCGCTGCGTCAGCTGATGCGCGCCCTCGGCGTCTCGGACGTGCGCATGGATCAGGGCTCGATGCGCTGCGATTCCAATGTCTCGCTGAAACCCAAGGGCGCCAAGGAGTTCGGCACCCGCACCGAGACCAAGAACGTGAACTCGCTGCGCAGTGTCGAGGTGGCCGTGCGCTATGAGATGCGCCGTCAGGCAGCGGTTCTCGACGCGGGCGGCACCATCGTGCAGGAGACCAGGCACTTCCACGAGGACGGCTACACCTCGCCGGGGCGCAGCAAGGAGACCGCACAGGACTACCGCTATTTCCCGGAGCCCGATCTGGAGCCGGTCGCGCCGAGCCCCGAACTCGTCGAGCGCCTGCGCACGACGATCCCCGAACTGCCGTGGCTGGCCCGCAAGCGGATCCAGGAGGACTGGGGTGTCTCCGACGAGGTGATGCGCGACCTGGTCAACGCCGGGGCGGTCGAACTCGTCGCGGCCACCGTCGGACACGGTGTGTCGAGCGAGGCGGCCCGCGCCTGGTGGGGCAACTTCCTGGTGCAGAAGGCCAACGAGAGCGGGGTTGCCGTCGACGAGCTGCCCATCACGCCGGCCCAGGTGGCCGCGGTGGTGAAGCTCGTCGACGAGGGCAAGCTGTCCAACAAGCTGGCACGTCAGGTCGTCGAGGGCGTACTCGCCGGCGAGGGCGAGCCCGAGCAGGTCATGACCGACCGCGGGCTCGCGCTGGTGCGGGACGACTCGGTGATCAAGGCCGCGGTCGAGGAGGCGCTGGCCGCCAACCCCGACATCGTCGAGAAGATCCGCGGCGGCAAGGTCCAGGCCGCGGGCGCCATCGTCGGCGCGGTCATGAAGGCGACGAAGGGTTCGGCCGACGCCGCGCGGGTGCGCGAACTCGTGTTGGCGGCCTGCGGCCAGAGCTGA
- a CDS encoding ATP-dependent 6-phosphofructokinase encodes MRIGVLTGGGDCPGLNAVIRAVVRTCDQRYGSSVVGFLDGWRGLLEDRRIQLANDDRNDRLLAKGGTILGTARVNPEKLRNGLEQIKQTLEDNGIDVLIPIGGEGTLTAAHWLSEENVPVVGVPKTIDNDIDCTDVTFGHDTALTVATEAIDRLHSTAESHQRVMLVEVMGRHAGWIALNAGIASGAHMTLIPEQPFDVEEVCRLVKQRFQRGDSHFICVVAEGAKPAEGSMRLREGGIDEFGHERFTGVAQQLALEVEKRINKEVRVTVLGHVQRGGTPTPFDRVLATRFGVNAADAAHAGEYGMMVSLRGQEIGRVPLAEAVRQLKLVPQSRYDDAAEFFG; translated from the coding sequence ATGCGGATCGGAGTGCTCACCGGCGGCGGTGACTGTCCAGGCCTGAACGCGGTGATCCGGGCGGTCGTGCGGACGTGCGACCAGCGTTACGGCTCGTCGGTGGTCGGTTTCCTCGACGGTTGGCGCGGCCTGCTCGAGGACCGCCGCATCCAGTTGGCCAACGACGACCGCAACGACCGGTTGCTGGCCAAGGGCGGCACCATCCTCGGCACCGCACGCGTCAACCCGGAGAAGCTGCGCAACGGCCTGGAGCAGATCAAGCAGACGTTGGAAGACAACGGCATCGATGTGCTCATCCCGATCGGCGGTGAGGGCACCCTGACGGCCGCGCACTGGCTGTCCGAGGAGAACGTGCCGGTGGTCGGCGTGCCCAAGACCATCGACAACGACATCGACTGCACCGACGTCACGTTCGGACACGACACCGCCCTAACCGTGGCGACCGAGGCCATCGACCGGCTGCACAGCACCGCCGAGTCGCACCAGCGGGTCATGCTGGTCGAGGTGATGGGCCGCCACGCCGGCTGGATCGCGCTCAACGCGGGCATCGCGTCGGGTGCGCACATGACGCTGATCCCCGAGCAGCCGTTCGACGTCGAGGAGGTGTGCCGGCTGGTCAAGCAGCGCTTCCAGCGCGGCGACTCGCACTTCATCTGCGTGGTGGCCGAAGGCGCGAAACCGGCCGAGGGCTCGATGCGGCTGCGGGAGGGCGGCATCGACGAGTTCGGCCACGAGCGGTTCACCGGCGTCGCACAGCAGCTCGCGCTCGAGGTGGAGAAGCGCATCAACAAGGAGGTCCGCGTCACCGTGCTCGGGCACGTGCAGCGTGGCGGCACCCCGACGCCGTTCGACCGGGTGCTCGCGACGCGTTTCGGCGTCAACGCCGCCGACGCCGCGCACGCGGGCGAGTACGGAATGATGGTGTCGCTGCGCGGCCAGGAGATCGGCCGCGTGCCGCTCGCCGAGGCGGTGCGCCAGCTCAAGCTCGTGCCGCAGTCCCGCTACGACGACGCCGCGGAATTCTTCGGCTGA
- the gatA gene encoding Asp-tRNA(Asn)/Glu-tRNA(Gln) amidotransferase subunit GatA, protein MSTELIRSDAATLGARIAAKEVSSTEVTQAHLDQIAATDDRFNAFLHVAADSALAEAARIDAAVAAGERLPSPLAGVPLALKDVFTTTDMPTTCGSKILEGWRSPYDATVTVKLRAAGIPILGKTNMDEFAMGSSTENSAYGPTRNPWNTERVPGGSGGGSAAALAAYQAPLAIGSDTGGSIRQPAALTATVGVKPTYGTVSRYGLIACASSLDQGGPCARTVLDTALLHAVIAGHDARDSTSVTAEVPDVVAAAKAGASGDLKGVRVGVVKQLRGEGYQPGVLASFNAAVEQLTALGAEVTEVDCPHFDHAMAAYYLILPSEVSSNLARFDAMRFGLRVGDDGSHSAEEVMALTRAAGFGPEVKRRIMIGTYALSAGYYDAYYNQAQKVRTLIARDLDRAYENVDVLVSPATPTTAFGLGEKVDDPLAMYLFDLCTLPLNLAGHCGMSVPSGLSPDDGLPVGLQIMAPALADDRLYRVGAAYEAARGPLPSAL, encoded by the coding sequence ATGAGCACCGAACTGATCAGGAGCGACGCGGCCACCCTCGGCGCCAGGATCGCGGCCAAGGAGGTGTCCTCGACCGAGGTCACCCAGGCCCACCTGGACCAGATCGCCGCGACCGACGACCGGTTCAACGCGTTCCTGCACGTCGCGGCGGACTCCGCACTGGCCGAGGCCGCCCGCATCGACGCCGCGGTGGCCGCCGGTGAGCGGCTGCCGTCGCCGTTGGCCGGGGTGCCGCTGGCGCTCAAGGACGTGTTCACCACGACCGACATGCCCACCACGTGCGGTTCCAAGATCCTCGAAGGCTGGCGTTCGCCGTACGACGCGACCGTGACGGTCAAGTTGCGCGCCGCGGGCATCCCGATCCTCGGCAAGACCAACATGGACGAGTTCGCGATGGGCTCCTCGACCGAGAACTCGGCGTACGGCCCGACCCGCAACCCGTGGAACACCGAGCGCGTGCCCGGCGGCTCCGGCGGCGGCAGCGCCGCGGCGCTGGCCGCCTATCAGGCGCCGCTGGCGATCGGCTCGGACACCGGAGGTTCGATCCGCCAGCCCGCCGCGCTGACCGCGACGGTCGGGGTCAAGCCCACCTACGGCACGGTGTCGCGGTACGGGTTGATCGCGTGCGCCTCCTCGCTGGACCAGGGCGGTCCGTGCGCCCGCACCGTGCTCGACACCGCGCTGCTGCACGCGGTGATCGCGGGCCACGATGCGCGGGATTCGACGTCGGTGACGGCGGAGGTGCCCGATGTGGTCGCCGCGGCGAAGGCCGGTGCCTCGGGCGACCTCAAGGGTGTGCGCGTCGGTGTGGTCAAACAGCTGCGCGGTGAGGGTTACCAGCCGGGGGTGCTGGCGTCGTTCAACGCCGCCGTCGAGCAGCTGACCGCGCTGGGCGCCGAGGTCACCGAGGTGGACTGCCCGCACTTCGACCACGCGATGGCGGCCTACTACCTGATCCTGCCGTCGGAGGTGTCGAGCAACCTCGCGCGTTTCGACGCGATGCGGTTCGGCCTGCGCGTCGGTGACGACGGCAGCCACAGCGCCGAAGAGGTCATGGCGCTCACGCGTGCCGCCGGTTTCGGCCCAGAAGTCAAGCGCCGCATCATGATCGGCACGTACGCGCTGTCGGCGGGGTACTACGACGCCTACTACAACCAGGCCCAGAAGGTGCGCACGCTGATCGCACGGGACCTCGACCGCGCGTACGAGAACGTCGACGTGCTGGTGTCGCCCGCCACACCGACCACCGCGTTCGGGCTGGGGGAGAAGGTCGACGACCCGCTGGCCATGTACCTGTTCGACCTGTGCACGCTGCCGCTGAACCTGGCCGGGCACTGCGGCATGTCCGTCCCGTCCGGTCTCTCACCCGACGACGGTTTGCCGGTCGGCCTGCAGATCATGGCCCCGGCGCTCGCCGACGACCGGCTCTACCGCGTCGGCGCGGCGTACGAGGCGGCGCGCGGTCCGCTGCCATCCGCGCTCTGA
- the gatC gene encoding Asp-tRNA(Asn)/Glu-tRNA(Gln) amidotransferase subunit GatC: MSQISRDEVAHLARLARLALTEDELDGFAGQLDAILGHVSQIQSVDVTGVEPTDNPLKDVNVTRPDTVQPCLTQDEALAAAPKAAEGRFAVPRILGEPE, from the coding sequence GTGTCACAGATCTCCCGAGACGAGGTCGCCCACCTGGCCCGACTGGCCCGGCTGGCGCTGACCGAAGACGAGCTGGACGGTTTCGCCGGCCAATTGGACGCGATCCTCGGCCATGTCAGCCAGATCCAGTCCGTGGATGTCACCGGCGTCGAGCCGACCGACAACCCACTCAAGGACGTCAACGTGACGCGGCCCGACACGGTGCAGCCGTGCCTGACCCAGGACGAGGCGCTGGCGGCCGCACCCAAGGCGGCCGAGGGCCGGTTCGCGGTTCCGAGAATTCTGGGGGAGCCCGAATGA
- a CDS encoding amino acid-binding protein — translation MLAVPSYLLRVQLEDRPGSLGSLAVALGSVGADILSLDVVERGPGYAIDDLVVELPAGSMPDTLITAAENLNGVYVDSIRPHTGLLEAHRELELIDHIAAAPAADKLRVLAEEAPRVLRVGWCTVVRSTADTAERLAASHGAPETQAATAPWLPLQHAEALDGTAAWVPQVWRDMDTTLAAAPLGDHGTAVLLGRPGGPKFRPSEVARLGYLAGIVATILR, via the coding sequence GTGTTGGCCGTGCCTTCGTATCTGCTGCGCGTCCAACTCGAGGACCGGCCCGGCAGCCTCGGCTCGCTCGCGGTGGCCCTCGGCTCGGTCGGTGCGGACATCCTGTCGCTCGACGTCGTCGAGCGTGGGCCGGGTTACGCGATCGACGACCTGGTCGTCGAGCTGCCTGCCGGGTCCATGCCCGACACCCTGATCACCGCCGCCGAGAACCTCAACGGTGTGTACGTCGACAGCATCCGTCCGCACACGGGTCTGCTGGAGGCGCACCGCGAGCTCGAGCTGATCGACCACATCGCGGCCGCGCCCGCTGCGGACAAACTGCGCGTACTCGCCGAAGAGGCGCCCCGGGTGCTGCGGGTCGGGTGGTGCACGGTGGTCCGGTCCACCGCCGACACCGCCGAACGGCTCGCCGCGAGCCACGGCGCACCGGAAACCCAGGCCGCGACGGCACCGTGGTTGCCGCTGCAGCACGCCGAGGCCCTCGACGGGACGGCGGCCTGGGTGCCGCAGGTGTGGCGCGACATGGACACGACGCTGGCCGCGGCGCCGCTCGGCGACCATGGCACCGCGGTGCTGCTGGGCAGGCCCGGTGGCCCGAAGTTCCGGCCGTCGGAGGTCGCCCGGCTGGGCTATCTCGCCGGGATCGTCGCGACGATCCTGCGCTGA
- a CDS encoding DUF4178 domain-containing protein, translating to MGTLLIVLAVLLFIAAAVVLVIALRKPREAQQPRARQDPLKFAEMPRFGPRQLGPGAIVSHGGIDYVVRGSVTLREGPFVWWEHLLEGGPEPVWFSVEEDEGRLELAMWRRLPGASLQPGGEHTVDGVVYRETERGSASYTTEGTTGLPPAGDMTYVDYANADETMFLGFEQWAPTMGWEVSAGRAVSPGELTVYPAPPATD from the coding sequence GTGGGAACGCTGCTGATTGTCCTTGCCGTCCTGTTGTTCATCGCCGCGGCCGTGGTTCTGGTGATCGCACTGCGGAAACCACGTGAGGCGCAACAACCCCGCGCCCGCCAGGATCCGCTGAAGTTCGCCGAGATGCCGCGTTTCGGGCCGCGCCAACTCGGTCCCGGGGCAATCGTGAGCCACGGCGGAATCGACTATGTGGTGCGCGGTTCAGTGACCCTGCGGGAGGGACCGTTCGTGTGGTGGGAGCACCTGCTCGAAGGCGGACCGGAACCGGTGTGGTTCAGCGTCGAGGAGGACGAGGGCCGGCTCGAGCTCGCGATGTGGCGACGCCTGCCGGGTGCGTCGCTGCAGCCCGGCGGGGAACACACCGTCGACGGCGTGGTGTACCGCGAGACCGAACGTGGCAGCGCGTCCTACACCACCGAGGGCACGACCGGTCTGCCGCCCGCGGGCGACATGACCTACGTCGACTACGCAAACGCCGACGAGACAATGTTTCTCGGCTTCGAGCAGTGGGCCCCGACGATGGGTTGGGAGGTGTCGGCAGGCCGCGCCGTGTCGCCGGGCGAGCTGACGGTCTACCCGGCCCCACCCGCGACCGACTAG
- a CDS encoding DUF2617 family protein encodes MPLYELAVPPADVCGTALRLALNATAPTPLASSALAHPLGGTLTLGVLGASHVVTVAHPKTGFSEEISCTAPGAATGLPRQADADGYRLRARTGRLDDTRFHALAMWLRANCTRRAGWVGGAFPGDDAALTALAARPNGRGWRWRTWHLYPDADGGTVVSTSSRWRP; translated from the coding sequence GTGCCTCTGTACGAACTCGCCGTGCCACCGGCCGACGTCTGCGGAACCGCACTTCGCCTTGCGCTCAACGCAACCGCACCCACACCCCTGGCAAGCTCCGCGCTTGCGCACCCGCTGGGCGGGACACTGACCCTCGGAGTGCTCGGCGCGTCCCACGTCGTGACCGTGGCCCACCCGAAAACCGGTTTCTCAGAAGAGATCTCGTGCACCGCACCGGGTGCGGCGACCGGCCTGCCCAGGCAGGCCGATGCCGACGGGTACCGGCTGCGCGCACGCACCGGACGTCTGGACGACACCCGCTTCCACGCGCTCGCGATGTGGTTGCGCGCCAACTGCACCCGCCGGGCCGGTTGGGTGGGCGGCGCCTTCCCCGGTGACGACGCCGCCTTGACGGCGCTGGCCGCGCGGCCGAACGGGCGCGGATGGCGTTGGCGCACATGGCATCTGTACCCCGATGCCGACGGCGGGACCGTGGTGAGCACTTCCAGCCGGTGGCGGCCGTGA
- a CDS encoding DUF4247 domain-containing protein codes for MTRNQHFLLAGGLAVAGVVLLLLGISQLADVRSYIAKNYQHYSTSADGDRYACDGPPSAVAETLVAEQQPEARAGDRGIEYLRYDDYIVTVGADGTRPCSIRVEDIGGSYSRGSYIFLGPGFTPGSPAGGSGGSSGGPDGAK; via the coding sequence GTGACCCGCAACCAGCACTTCCTCCTCGCCGGCGGACTCGCCGTCGCCGGTGTCGTGCTCCTGCTGCTGGGGATCTCCCAACTGGCCGACGTCAGGTCCTACATCGCCAAGAACTACCAGCACTACTCGACCAGCGCCGACGGTGACCGCTACGCGTGTGACGGTCCGCCGAGCGCGGTGGCCGAGACCCTGGTCGCCGAACAACAGCCCGAGGCGCGCGCAGGCGACCGCGGCATCGAATATCTGCGCTACGACGACTACATCGTCACCGTGGGCGCGGACGGCACCCGCCCGTGCAGCATCCGGGTCGAGGACATCGGCGGCAGCTACAGCCGAGGCTCCTACATCTTCCTGGGCCCCGGCTTCACCCCCGGCTCACCGGCAGGAGGCTCCGGGGGCAGTTCCGGCGGCCCCGACGGCGCGAAGTGA